In candidate division KSB1 bacterium, a single genomic region encodes these proteins:
- a CDS encoding ABC transporter ATP-binding protein → MSQLRVSRLSFAYRDSADLIGDVNLFVNTGETVALIGPNGAGKTTLLRLIAGLLAPVAGDISVDASSALAARNSIGVILQNPDHQMLADTVENELALGLEFRGVPSAEIQTRVETALRQFNLADLRMRQPQRLSGGQKQRVALAAIMISNPAFLLLDEPDSFLDAPSRASFRAALEQVRPRTGCLWALPRLRADIPVDRWYLLNQRTVIETDPDSIRSELAARSRAGTHA, encoded by the coding sequence GTGTCGCAGCTCCGCGTTAGCCGCCTATCCTTTGCCTATCGCGATTCGGCGGACTTGATCGGCGACGTCAACTTGTTCGTGAACACCGGCGAGACCGTCGCCCTGATCGGTCCCAATGGCGCCGGAAAAACTACGCTGCTCCGGTTGATCGCGGGGCTGCTCGCGCCCGTGGCCGGTGACATTTCCGTCGATGCTTCGTCCGCGCTCGCCGCGCGGAATTCGATCGGCGTGATCCTGCAGAATCCGGATCACCAGATGCTCGCTGATACCGTCGAAAATGAGCTGGCGCTCGGTCTCGAATTCCGCGGCGTGCCGTCCGCTGAAATTCAGACCCGCGTCGAGACCGCCTTACGACAATTCAACCTCGCTGACCTCCGCATGCGGCAGCCCCAGCGGCTCTCCGGCGGCCAGAAACAGCGCGTGGCGCTTGCCGCGATCATGATTTCGAACCCGGCCTTCTTGCTGCTGGACGAACCCGACTCCTTCCTCGATGCGCCTTCCCGCGCGAGCTTTCGCGCGGCGCTCGAACAAGTCCGGCCCCGCACCGGCTGCCTCTGGGCGCTCCCCCGGCTGCGCGCCGATATCCCCGTCGATCGCTGGTATCTGCTTAATCAGCGAACCGTCATCGAGACCGATCCCGACTCGATCCGCAGCGAACTCGCGGCGCGTTCGCGAGCCGGCACCCATGCCTGA
- a CDS encoding glycosyltransferase family 9 protein produces MNPEPRSILIFRNGSLGNTLVATPAIRAIRERWPHATMHLVVDSLGCELFARCPWFDTIIRYEKHGHDRGALRHARLVQRLRELEPTHAVLFKRFFRNGLLAKLSGARVRLGFRTGGSAPFLNLTVPYDETVSIVDLNLRLANLLDAHAANRELSLFLSADDCAAADALLRARQIGHGRYVVAHYGGSTTAPDFVSLPRLADLLRRIRGDQPVVLIGSGNLERQHAEQLGTAIGNAVVACDLPIRVLAAILRRADCYVGMNSGPAHLAAAAGTPGVVIFRPDDRLERELVKWRPPSEVMAAVVPPTGESPAAWNEFGELTERTARRLCAHRAVKAVGKE; encoded by the coding sequence ATGAATCCGGAACCAAGGTCAATACTGATATTCAGAAACGGGTCGTTAGGTAACACGCTGGTGGCGACACCCGCGATCCGGGCGATCCGTGAGCGTTGGCCGCACGCGACGATGCACCTCGTGGTGGACTCGCTGGGATGCGAGTTGTTTGCGCGCTGCCCGTGGTTCGACACGATCATCCGTTACGAGAAGCACGGGCACGATCGCGGGGCGCTCCGCCACGCGCGGTTGGTCCAACGGTTACGCGAACTGGAGCCAACGCATGCGGTGTTGTTCAAGCGGTTTTTCCGCAATGGATTGCTCGCCAAGTTGTCGGGCGCGCGGGTCAGGCTCGGGTTTCGCACGGGCGGCTCGGCGCCGTTTCTCAATCTGACGGTTCCGTATGACGAGACCGTTTCGATCGTGGATTTGAATTTGCGACTCGCGAATTTGTTGGATGCGCATGCGGCGAATCGGGAGCTGTCGTTGTTCTTGTCAGCGGACGATTGCGCGGCCGCGGATGCGCTGTTGCGCGCCCGGCAGATCGGCCACGGTCGCTATGTGGTGGCGCACTACGGCGGTTCGACCACCGCTCCGGACTTTGTCTCGCTTCCGCGGCTGGCGGATCTCCTGCGGCGGATTCGCGGTGACCAACCGGTGGTCTTGATCGGATCCGGCAATTTGGAGCGGCAGCACGCGGAACAGCTGGGGACCGCCATCGGGAATGCGGTGGTCGCCTGCGATTTGCCGATTCGCGTATTGGCGGCGATCTTGCGGCGCGCGGACTGTTATGTCGGCATGAACTCCGGACCGGCGCACCTCGCCGCCGCGGCGGGCACTCCCGGAGTTGTGATCTTTCGACCGGATGATCGACTTGAACGGGAACTGGTGAAGTGGCGGCCGCCATCGGAAGTGATGGCGGCGGTGGTTCCGCCGACGGGAGAATCTCCCGCGGCGTGGAATGAGTTCGGCGAACTTACCGAGCGGACGGCGAGACGACTTTGTGCACATCGCGCCGTCAAGGCGGTCGGGAAGGAGTAG
- a CDS encoding class I SAM-dependent methyltransferase, with protein sequence MKTPKQFRRVEQSWDEFWAEFWRIRLIDGDETVAWKNEQVVEFCWQVLKLKSGMSVLDLGCGGGYQAVLLAQRGVKVHGIDVSAKLAAHGTKLAKQMKVPATFAAGDMRKLSYHEQFDRVVVLGMSFGFGSEEENVHTAERIFRAVKPGGMVLLTGMHPYSASTHAGPDWMETNEGLLIHRGEFDPLTSRLGGMWELVRPDGTIITEGDNPEQDGIRCYSAPEIKRIVTEAGFRRPACYGSWMLPPADLQWFSSELITVAEKPAKRRSS encoded by the coding sequence ATGAAGACACCGAAGCAATTTCGCCGTGTCGAGCAATCGTGGGATGAATTCTGGGCGGAATTCTGGCGGATTCGACTGATCGACGGTGACGAGACGGTCGCCTGGAAGAATGAGCAGGTGGTTGAGTTCTGCTGGCAGGTGTTGAAGCTCAAGTCCGGCATGAGCGTGCTGGATCTGGGTTGCGGCGGGGGCTATCAGGCGGTCTTGCTGGCGCAGCGCGGCGTGAAGGTTCACGGCATTGATGTCTCGGCGAAGCTCGCGGCGCACGGGACGAAGTTAGCGAAGCAGATGAAGGTCCCGGCGACGTTTGCCGCGGGCGACATGCGCAAGCTATCGTATCACGAGCAGTTCGACCGGGTCGTCGTGCTCGGCATGAGCTTCGGCTTTGGCAGCGAGGAGGAGAATGTCCACACCGCCGAACGCATCTTTCGGGCCGTGAAACCGGGCGGCATGGTCCTGCTCACGGGCATGCATCCGTACTCCGCGTCAACGCACGCGGGTCCCGATTGGATGGAAACGAACGAGGGCCTGCTGATTCATCGCGGCGAATTCGATCCGCTGACGTCGCGACTGGGCGGGATGTGGGAACTCGTCCGACCCGACGGGACGATCATCACGGAAGGCGACAATCCGGAGCAGGACGGGATTCGCTGCTATTCCGCGCCGGAGATCAAGCGGATCGTCACGGAGGCCGGATTCAGGCGGCCGGCGTGTTACGGTTCGTGGATGCTGCCGCCCGCGGATTTGCAGTGGTTTTCGTCCGAGCTGATCACGGTCGCCGAGAAACCGGCGAAGCGCAGATCATCATAA
- a CDS encoding glycosyltransferase family 2 protein, which yields MSAKLPISLVVIAHNEERNIERCLRAAEFCAERIVVDSGSTDGTPERARSCGARVIARSWTGYRDQKNFGSAQATQPWVLCIDADEVVSAELQADIRSRFNSEPPEDAFEMNRHSYYAGKLINHSGWYPQWRLFLYRKGAAEWGGHEPHTTIEFKGTRKARLRGDLYHHTYSNIRHHMSKLVAQAHDSAVAMQAAGRRASWLDICLRSPWAIFRAYWLDLGVLDGFYGLVIAVSAGYYTFLKYIMLRELNRSAPTSVETR from the coding sequence ATGAGCGCAAAGCTGCCGATTTCGCTGGTGGTCATCGCCCACAATGAGGAACGCAACATCGAACGCTGTTTGCGGGCGGCGGAGTTTTGCGCGGAGCGGATCGTCGTAGATTCCGGCTCCACCGACGGGACTCCGGAGCGTGCGCGGAGCTGCGGTGCGCGGGTTATCGCACGGTCGTGGACGGGGTATCGCGATCAGAAGAATTTCGGCAGCGCGCAGGCGACGCAGCCGTGGGTGCTGTGTATCGATGCGGACGAAGTGGTGTCGGCGGAATTGCAGGCGGATATTCGGAGTCGCTTCAATTCAGAGCCGCCGGAGGATGCCTTTGAGATGAACCGGCACAGCTATTACGCGGGCAAGTTGATTAATCACTCGGGCTGGTATCCGCAGTGGCGGCTGTTTCTTTATCGCAAGGGCGCGGCGGAGTGGGGCGGCCACGAGCCGCATACGACTATTGAATTCAAGGGCACGCGCAAAGCGCGGCTGCGCGGCGATCTCTACCATCATACGTACTCGAATATCCGGCATCACATGTCAAAGCTGGTTGCGCAGGCGCACGATTCCGCGGTCGCCATGCAGGCGGCGGGCCGACGAGCGAGTTGGCTGGACATCTGTCTGCGGAGTCCGTGGGCAATCTTTCGCGCCTACTGGCTGGACCTCGGGGTGCTGGACGGATTTTACGGTCTGGTAATCGCAGTCAGCGCCGGCTACTACACGTTTCTGAAATATATCATGCTACGGGAATTGAATCGCAGCGCGCCAACGTCGGTCGAGACGCGGTGA
- a CDS encoding ABC transporter ATP-binding protein: MPDLELKQVSFSYEDAGATVRGVRDVSLRLQRGESYLICGPSGSGKSTLSMLLAGLLSAQSGSIAWADSLALTRPVAAYVFQFPEQLFFADSVRDEFREVAANADPRDIERILTEFGLKDPELLDRNPYLLSMGFARLTALALQAARNPDLLIVDEPTIGLDDNHASRITRFLRDWVTIRRILVTVTHEIELIRSIGGTCLVMSEGALAWSGPHTELLQDPLRMREFGLSE; the protein is encoded by the coding sequence ATGCCTGACCTCGAACTGAAACAGGTCAGCTTCAGCTACGAGGATGCCGGCGCGACGGTGCGGGGCGTCCGCGACGTAAGTCTTCGGCTGCAACGCGGCGAGTCCTACCTGATTTGCGGCCCGTCCGGCTCCGGCAAGTCCACGCTGAGTATGCTCTTGGCCGGCCTGCTTTCCGCGCAATCCGGTTCCATCGCGTGGGCTGACTCGCTCGCCTTGACCCGACCGGTCGCCGCCTACGTCTTCCAGTTTCCCGAGCAGCTCTTCTTCGCCGACTCCGTGCGGGATGAATTCCGGGAAGTTGCCGCAAATGCCGACCCCCGCGACATCGAACGCATCCTGACCGAATTCGGACTGAAAGATCCCGAGTTGTTGGATCGGAATCCCTATCTCCTGTCGATGGGCTTCGCCCGATTGACCGCACTGGCGTTGCAGGCGGCGCGCAATCCCGATCTCCTCATTGTGGACGAACCCACTATCGGCCTGGATGATAACCATGCGTCGCGCATTACACGCTTCCTCCGGGACTGGGTCACGATCCGCCGGATCCTGGTCACGGTTACGCACGAGATTGAGTTGATTCGGAGCATCGGCGGTACCTGTCTGGTCATGTCCGAGGGCGCACTGGCATGGAGCGGTCCGCACACCGAGCTGTTGCAGGATCCGCTCCGCATGCGCGAGTTTGGCCTCAGCGAATAG
- a CDS encoding arsenate reductase ArsC, with product MNPKPVVLVVCTGNSMRSQLGEAMLRLELGDHIEIHSAGTHPGFVHPLTIRSLHALGIDTTALRSKGIAEFLNRKLDLVITVCDSAHETCPYLPGARKTVHRGYPDPIRRIDADDAQERMNALRDQMRAELRALVIDELSLPVPKPAS from the coding sequence ATGAACCCGAAACCCGTCGTGCTGGTCGTCTGTACCGGGAATTCGATGCGCAGTCAGCTGGGCGAAGCGATGCTGCGCTTGGAACTCGGAGATCACATAGAAATTCACTCCGCCGGTACGCATCCGGGCTTCGTGCATCCGCTCACCATTCGATCGCTGCACGCGCTCGGCATCGACACGACGGCCCTGCGCTCCAAGGGCATCGCCGAATTCCTGAACCGTAAGCTCGACCTCGTGATCACGGTCTGCGATTCCGCGCACGAGACCTGCCCCTATTTGCCGGGCGCGCGCAAGACCGTGCATCGTGGCTATCCCGATCCGATTCGCCGCATCGACGCGGATGACGCGCAGGAGCGGATGAACGCGCTGCGCGATCAAATGCGCGCGGAACTCCGAGCGCTGGTGATCGACGAATTGTCGCTGCCCGTGCCGAAGCCTGCGAGCTGA
- a CDS encoding bifunctional metallophosphatase/5'-nucleotidase yields MRKFAVVLWMLTVAAISSAAGRQLVIFHTNDIHGHFVPEPAEWRDDKALVGGVAALEAKLTELRKRYPATVYLDAGDLMTGNPICTIDYDGVRGGALHDMLQRVGITAQAVGNHDLDLGADHATAFVAQAAYPQLCANLIRRANGQPFAAPTLITEQNGLRIGVIGLILDGLADVVAKKCIDPFSISDAAETAQRCIDELDPTTDLIILLTHIGVDGDRELARKIHGADVIIGGHSHTRLKTPELVNQVIIAQAGSYCKNLGVLELTVDGDSVTKFDGRLDELLAVSGGPRTALALLADSLETVIQARYGEVIGDLGEPWTRGYYKTSNVGNWICDRLREQFAADVALVNAGGIRSDWSPGPITLLKVMELLPFENSAVTFDASGAQLLSIAREQALAHGCETHGVLEVSGLTVRYRKRGAEVALTEALVNGQPIDSAKSYRVASIDFVAVSQAERYLGFQPSTLQNSGQMLNEFITAEIKRARGPITADPTPRIEQVP; encoded by the coding sequence ATGCGTAAGTTCGCAGTGGTCTTGTGGATGCTGACGGTCGCCGCGATCTCCAGCGCGGCCGGGCGGCAACTCGTCATCTTCCACACGAATGACATTCACGGCCACTTTGTCCCCGAGCCCGCCGAATGGCGCGACGACAAAGCGCTCGTCGGCGGTGTGGCCGCGCTCGAAGCGAAACTCACCGAGTTGCGAAAGCGATATCCCGCCACCGTGTACCTCGATGCCGGCGACCTCATGACCGGTAACCCGATCTGTACGATCGACTATGACGGTGTGCGCGGCGGCGCGTTGCACGACATGCTGCAGCGGGTCGGCATTACCGCGCAGGCCGTCGGCAATCACGATCTCGATCTGGGCGCCGATCACGCGACGGCCTTTGTCGCACAGGCAGCCTACCCGCAACTCTGCGCTAACTTGATTCGACGCGCGAACGGCCAGCCCTTTGCCGCCCCGACTTTGATCACCGAGCAGAACGGGCTGCGCATAGGCGTCATCGGTCTGATCCTCGACGGACTTGCCGATGTCGTCGCGAAAAAGTGCATCGATCCGTTCTCAATCTCTGACGCCGCGGAGACCGCGCAGCGCTGCATCGATGAACTCGATCCGACGACCGACCTCATCATCCTGCTCACGCACATCGGCGTGGACGGGGATCGCGAACTCGCGCGAAAGATACATGGCGCGGATGTGATCATCGGCGGACACAGCCACACGCGGTTGAAAACTCCCGAACTGGTCAACCAGGTCATTATCGCGCAGGCCGGCAGCTACTGCAAGAACCTCGGAGTCCTCGAACTTACGGTGGACGGCGACTCCGTGACGAAATTCGACGGTCGTCTCGATGAATTACTCGCGGTTAGTGGCGGTCCGCGGACGGCCCTGGCGCTGCTCGCCGACAGTCTGGAGACGGTCATTCAGGCGCGCTACGGCGAGGTGATCGGCGACCTCGGTGAACCATGGACGCGCGGCTACTACAAGACCAGCAATGTCGGAAACTGGATCTGCGACCGGCTCCGCGAGCAGTTCGCCGCTGACGTTGCCCTCGTGAATGCGGGCGGTATCCGCAGCGACTGGTCGCCGGGTCCGATCACGCTGCTGAAAGTCATGGAGCTGTTGCCCTTCGAAAACTCCGCCGTCACCTTTGATGCCAGCGGCGCGCAGTTGCTCAGCATCGCGCGCGAACAAGCGCTGGCGCATGGATGCGAAACGCACGGCGTACTCGAAGTATCGGGATTGACCGTTCGCTATCGAAAGCGCGGAGCAGAGGTCGCGCTGACGGAGGCCCTGGTCAACGGACAACCGATCGATTCCGCCAAGAGTTATCGCGTGGCTTCCATCGATTTCGTCGCCGTGTCGCAGGCGGAACGCTACCTCGGCTTTCAACCGTCAACTCTGCAAAACTCCGGTCAAATGCTTAACGAATTCATTACCGCCGAAATCAAGCGCGCGCGCGGCCCGATTACCGCGGATCCCACCCCGCGCATCGAGCAAGTCCCATGA
- a CDS encoding glycosyltransferase family 4 protein codes for MRKGEPLRVAISAYVRFANALAWHAYEQAYALHRAGHEVLLFCQAGSPLATRCADATFGVHSELNLHRWSPPEVARNLREVRRALAAFRPDVLHPHCPPGHTYFALAQGVVGDQVPLVRTVSEPRRPKANPINSYLHRRRTDGMIYTTETSVVRYRNLLAGARLPQRVILPGFRANEFVEGVRSAGYRGQVGLSPEVVLAGVIARMSPEKGQEVLIEALSLLSEAERSRLHVVMAGEDSRERGQRQLRALAEQFGVAATVSFLPKLADVRPLMSELELGIITSTTSEAICRVALEYMSFGIPVVSSDVNILPEVVIDGRNGWVFRNRDAAGLAAVLSAAVTSAGDRKSRGAAGSVLVREQFAPEREVAATLELFAVAAAYHCGRHS; via the coding sequence ATGCGGAAAGGTGAGCCGCTGAGAGTTGCCATTTCCGCTTACGTTCGCTTTGCGAATGCGCTGGCCTGGCACGCGTATGAGCAGGCGTATGCTCTGCATCGAGCCGGCCACGAGGTGCTATTGTTTTGTCAGGCAGGATCTCCACTGGCGACGCGCTGCGCGGACGCGACGTTCGGTGTGCATTCCGAGTTGAATTTGCATCGTTGGTCGCCGCCGGAAGTCGCGCGGAATCTGCGTGAAGTGCGACGGGCGCTCGCGGCGTTTCGGCCGGACGTACTCCATCCGCATTGCCCGCCGGGCCACACGTATTTTGCGTTGGCACAGGGAGTCGTGGGCGACCAAGTTCCGTTGGTCCGAACCGTGTCGGAGCCGCGTCGGCCGAAGGCGAATCCGATCAACTCGTATTTGCACCGCAGGCGGACGGACGGGATGATCTATACGACGGAGACCTCGGTGGTCAGATACCGCAACTTGCTGGCGGGCGCGCGCCTGCCGCAGCGGGTGATTTTGCCGGGATTCCGCGCCAATGAATTTGTGGAAGGAGTCCGGTCCGCGGGCTATCGCGGGCAGGTCGGGCTTTCGCCCGAAGTCGTGCTTGCCGGAGTGATCGCGCGGATGTCGCCGGAGAAGGGACAGGAGGTATTGATTGAGGCACTGTCGTTGTTGAGTGAAGCCGAACGTTCGCGGCTGCATGTGGTGATGGCGGGGGAAGACTCACGCGAGCGCGGCCAGCGGCAGTTGCGAGCGCTGGCGGAGCAATTTGGCGTCGCGGCCACGGTTTCATTCCTGCCCAAGCTCGCGGATGTCCGGCCGCTGATGAGCGAACTCGAGCTGGGGATCATCACCTCGACGACCAGCGAAGCGATTTGCCGAGTGGCCTTGGAGTACATGAGTTTCGGCATTCCGGTGGTTTCCAGCGATGTGAATATCTTGCCGGAAGTTGTGATCGACGGTCGGAACGGTTGGGTCTTTCGGAATCGCGATGCGGCCGGGCTGGCCGCCGTGCTATCCGCGGCAGTCACCTCGGCCGGTGACCGCAAGTCTCGCGGTGCGGCCGGGTCGGTGCTGGTCCGGGAGCAGTTTGCGCCCGAGCGTGAAGTTGCCGCCACGCTGGAGCTGTTCGCGGTTGCGGCGGCCTATCATTGCGGGCGCCATTCATGA
- a CDS encoding glycosyltransferase family 9 protein — MRIVGLLFKRIGDSFMAQPALRALKRMWPESQIAVIAERQAARVFEGLAYVDEIRMFDSSATTLALVRLLRQSGAPDIVLDFMANPRTALVTLLSGAPQRVGIAYRWRGWVYTSVVAVQDRQTPSYSAIHKLGLARALGAAATDHTTEFRLRESDVSFADAEFRARGMDGSAAVVAFFVHSRRPYKRWAGANYAELIRRTKDSGLARPLLLHTPGDDDSVREVETLARLDADETLSVGDLGQLGAVLKRCRLLVGNDGGPKHLAVAVGTRTVTLFGTEPPEYWTPPDASRHAALTAGIGREARGTLDAIAVDQVLSEIRARLDGTSS; from the coding sequence GTGCGGATAGTCGGCCTCCTGTTCAAGCGCATCGGCGACAGCTTCATGGCGCAGCCGGCGTTACGGGCATTGAAGCGCATGTGGCCGGAATCGCAGATCGCGGTCATCGCCGAACGGCAGGCGGCCCGCGTGTTTGAGGGCCTGGCTTACGTCGATGAGATTCGTATGTTTGATTCGTCCGCGACGACGCTGGCGCTGGTTCGCTTGCTGCGGCAGTCGGGCGCGCCCGACATAGTGCTGGATTTCATGGCGAATCCACGGACGGCGTTGGTTACGCTGCTGTCAGGGGCGCCGCAACGGGTGGGCATCGCGTATCGGTGGCGCGGCTGGGTGTACACAAGCGTGGTGGCGGTGCAGGACCGGCAGACACCGAGTTACAGCGCCATTCACAAGTTAGGTCTCGCGCGGGCACTCGGTGCGGCCGCGACGGATCACACGACGGAGTTCAGGCTGCGGGAATCGGACGTGTCGTTTGCCGACGCGGAATTCCGGGCCCGCGGCATGGACGGGAGCGCGGCGGTTGTGGCCTTTTTCGTGCATAGCCGCCGGCCCTATAAGCGGTGGGCCGGCGCGAATTATGCCGAATTGATTCGCCGGACCAAGGACTCCGGCTTGGCTCGCCCGCTGCTCTTGCACACGCCGGGCGACGACGACTCCGTGCGGGAAGTTGAAACGCTTGCACGACTCGACGCCGACGAGACCCTATCGGTCGGCGACCTTGGGCAACTGGGCGCGGTGCTCAAGCGCTGCAGACTGCTTGTGGGAAACGACGGCGGTCCCAAACATCTGGCGGTCGCCGTCGGCACGCGCACCGTAACGCTCTTCGGGACGGAACCGCCGGAATACTGGACGCCGCCGGATGCCTCGCGTCATGCGGCGTTGACGGCGGGCATTGGCCGCGAAGCGCGTGGGACGCTGGACGCGATCGCGGTCGATCAAGTACTCTCGGAAATCCGCGCGCGGCTGGACGGAACATCATCATGA
- the dusB gene encoding tRNA dihydrouridine synthase DusB, producing the protein MTSRAETVVQLGPLRLSSPAILAPLAGYTDSAMRRISRRHGAALVFSEMLSGEGARRHGEKTFKMAGFQPEERPYFVQFFATNPEQAADAAKRLAELQPDGLDLNFGCPVKRIILNQGGSALLKDVPLLASIVAAAVKATSLPVSVKMRSGWDRRSLNAVTVARAVADAGAAWVTVHARTRSEFFEGRAHWEWIGEVKSAIGIPVIGNGDVRTPEDAATLLRTTQCDAVMIGRAAIGYPFIFREINSLLSTGDPGPAPTPRERGDAAAQHLAWMLERYPERRAVNEFRKHLIGYVRGLPMSSRFKNHAVRLNSAADVLEALHFFVSSLPDEPFARPLATLADAPVWS; encoded by the coding sequence ATGACCTCTCGCGCTGAAACGGTGGTCCAGCTTGGACCGTTGCGGTTGAGTTCTCCGGCGATCCTCGCTCCGCTGGCGGGGTACACGGATTCCGCAATGCGACGGATCTCACGGCGCCATGGTGCGGCGCTGGTCTTCTCGGAAATGCTCTCCGGTGAAGGCGCGCGGCGCCATGGCGAGAAGACGTTCAAGATGGCCGGTTTTCAGCCGGAGGAACGACCGTACTTCGTTCAGTTCTTCGCGACGAATCCGGAACAGGCCGCGGACGCAGCCAAGCGCCTGGCCGAGTTGCAACCGGACGGCCTCGATTTGAATTTCGGCTGTCCGGTCAAGCGGATCATCTTGAATCAGGGCGGGTCGGCGTTACTGAAAGATGTCCCGCTATTGGCGAGCATTGTGGCGGCCGCTGTGAAAGCAACGTCGCTTCCGGTCTCGGTCAAGATGCGCTCGGGTTGGGACCGCCGGTCTTTGAACGCGGTCACCGTAGCGCGGGCCGTGGCGGATGCCGGCGCGGCGTGGGTCACCGTGCATGCGCGGACGCGCAGCGAGTTTTTCGAGGGGCGGGCGCATTGGGAGTGGATCGGCGAGGTGAAGTCGGCGATCGGCATTCCCGTAATCGGCAACGGTGACGTGCGCACGCCGGAGGACGCCGCAACCCTGTTGCGAACCACGCAGTGCGATGCCGTGATGATCGGACGCGCGGCGATCGGCTATCCGTTCATCTTTCGCGAGATCAACTCGCTCCTGTCAACCGGCGATCCCGGTCCGGCGCCGACACCCCGCGAGCGCGGCGACGCGGCGGCGCAGCATCTGGCCTGGATGCTCGAGCGGTATCCCGAACGCCGCGCCGTCAATGAGTTCCGCAAGCACTTGATCGGCTATGTTCGCGGATTGCCGATGAGTTCGCGATTCAAGAATCATGCGGTGCGGCTGAACAGCGCGGCCGACGTGCTGGAGGCGCTCCACTTCTTCGTCAGTTCACTGCCCGACGAGCCGTTCGCCCGCCCGCTGGCGACGCTGGCCGACGCTCCGGTTTGGAGCTGA
- a CDS encoding glycosyltransferase family 2 protein has translation MQATTGSPLRVGFSIPTYRNADALAACLTSISRHEQLEPGAIVVVDDSGTGEVANALRAAFPHVTWKCHDRNMGFAAAANHAVTANPCELVVLLNDDTELRGPVSPALREWFARPDLFAVTFQSVQRDGRFREGAKRLVWRWGIPRILHNPRDQRSAVNGVSPSDYAVGGHCALHKARFVALAGFDAMYFPFYWEDVDLCVRASARGWPTVYDPGCVVVHDGVSAIRSNFEVARIREIVSRNRILFARRHARGVQRILLPLGLLVQRGKSELVARKT, from the coding sequence GTGCAAGCCACGACCGGCAGTCCACTTCGGGTCGGATTTTCGATTCCGACCTATCGCAATGCGGATGCGCTCGCGGCATGCCTGACGTCGATCTCGCGGCACGAACAGTTGGAACCTGGGGCCATCGTGGTGGTGGATGACTCGGGCACAGGGGAAGTGGCGAATGCGTTGCGCGCCGCCTTTCCGCACGTGACGTGGAAGTGTCATGATCGGAACATGGGCTTTGCGGCGGCGGCAAACCACGCCGTCACGGCGAATCCGTGCGAGCTGGTGGTGCTGTTGAACGACGACACGGAGTTACGCGGGCCGGTGTCGCCCGCGCTGCGGGAGTGGTTCGCGAGACCGGATTTGTTTGCGGTGACGTTTCAATCGGTTCAGCGCGACGGCCGGTTTCGCGAGGGGGCGAAGCGGCTGGTGTGGCGCTGGGGCATTCCGCGCATCCTGCACAATCCGCGCGACCAACGTTCGGCGGTAAATGGCGTATCGCCGTCCGACTACGCGGTGGGCGGTCACTGCGCGTTGCACAAGGCGCGGTTCGTCGCGCTGGCCGGGTTCGATGCGATGTACTTCCCGTTTTACTGGGAGGACGTGGATTTGTGCGTCCGCGCGAGCGCCCGCGGTTGGCCGACCGTCTATGATCCGGGGTGTGTGGTCGTGCACGACGGCGTGAGCGCGATTCGCTCGAACTTCGAGGTGGCGCGGATTCGCGAGATTGTCAGCCGGAACCGGATTCTATTTGCCCGCCGGCATGCGCGTGGCGTGCAGCGGATCTTGCTGCCGCTCGGATTGCTGGTGCAGCGCGGGAAGTCCGAACTCGTGGCGCGGAAAACATGA